The following coding sequences lie in one Polynucleobacter asymbioticus genomic window:
- the ubiB gene encoding ubiquinone biosynthesis regulatory protein kinase UbiB, translated as MRRLARLSFIFFTAWRYGMLPLLRDILKPGIRRGVLTVICWTSPGQSLPRGERIRLTLEALGPIFVKFGQVLSTRRDLLPEDIANELAKLQDQVPPFSNDESCRLIEQALGQSIEEVFISFDATPVASASVAQVHFALLRGTQKHPEWEGRPVAVKVLRPGILPIIDGDLALLYDLAKIIERVSEDGRRLKPRENVAEFDTHLHDELDLMREAANASQLRRYFVDSKKLMIPEMYWDLCHTNVIVMEKMDGISIGRTAELRAAGIDFKKLAADGVEIFFTQVFEHGFFHADMHPGNIMISLEPETFGRFISLDFGIVGALSQSDKSYLALNFLAFFNRDYRRVAELHIESGWVPANTRVEELEGAVRSVCEPYFDRPLKEISLGIVLMRLFQTSRRFKVEIQPQLTLLQKTLLNVEGLARQLDPDLDLWKTAKPILEKWISQQLGWRALIDGLKAEAPSWAQILPTLPRLIAESLAQGRAPQKDQNLELEVLKGLLLQERRTHRLLVGALLFAGGFLAGILIIGLGLY; from the coding sequence GTGCGTCGTCTAGCTCGTCTCTCATTTATTTTCTTCACCGCATGGCGCTATGGCATGCTGCCATTGCTACGCGATATTTTAAAGCCCGGCATTCGTCGTGGTGTGTTGACTGTCATTTGTTGGACCTCACCAGGCCAGTCTTTACCTAGGGGTGAGCGCATTCGTTTAACGCTGGAAGCACTGGGTCCAATCTTTGTGAAATTTGGACAAGTACTTTCGACACGACGTGATTTATTGCCAGAAGATATTGCTAATGAATTGGCCAAGTTACAAGATCAGGTGCCGCCATTCTCAAATGATGAATCTTGCCGATTGATTGAACAAGCACTTGGGCAATCCATCGAAGAAGTATTTATTAGTTTTGATGCAACCCCCGTAGCTAGTGCCTCTGTAGCTCAAGTGCACTTTGCTTTATTGCGTGGAACTCAGAAGCATCCAGAGTGGGAGGGTCGTCCAGTCGCAGTCAAAGTGTTGCGCCCAGGTATTTTGCCAATCATTGATGGTGATCTTGCTTTACTGTATGACTTGGCAAAAATTATTGAGAGAGTATCCGAGGATGGCCGCCGCTTAAAGCCGCGTGAAAACGTTGCTGAATTTGATACTCACCTACATGATGAATTGGATCTCATGCGTGAGGCAGCCAATGCAAGTCAGTTGCGTCGCTATTTTGTAGATTCTAAAAAATTAATGATTCCTGAGATGTATTGGGATTTATGTCACACCAATGTCATCGTCATGGAAAAGATGGATGGCATCTCGATTGGGCGCACCGCAGAGTTGCGTGCTGCCGGTATTGACTTTAAAAAGCTTGCAGCAGATGGCGTAGAAATATTTTTCACACAAGTATTTGAGCATGGCTTCTTTCATGCAGATATGCATCCTGGCAACATCATGATCAGTCTTGAGCCAGAAACATTCGGCCGATTTATTTCTTTGGATTTCGGTATTGTTGGTGCGCTAAGTCAGTCTGATAAAAGTTACTTGGCACTCAATTTCCTTGCTTTCTTTAATCGCGATTACCGTCGTGTTGCTGAATTACATATCGAGTCTGGTTGGGTTCCTGCTAATACGCGAGTTGAGGAGCTTGAGGGCGCGGTTCGATCTGTTTGTGAACCTTACTTTGATCGCCCCCTAAAAGAAATTTCCCTGGGCATTGTATTAATGCGCTTGTTCCAAACATCACGCCGCTTCAAGGTAGAAATTCAGCCACAACTCACTTTGCTTCAGAAGACTTTGTTGAATGTTGAGGGTCTCGCTCGTCAGCTCGATCCAGATCTAGATCTCTGGAAAACTGCTAAGCCAATTTTGGAAAAATGGATCAGCCAGCAGTTGGGCTGGAGGGCTTTGATCGATGGTCTTAAGGCTGAAGCTCCCAGCTGGGCGCAAATATTGCCAACCTTACCCCGCCTGATTGCGGAAAGTTTGGCTCAAGGGCGCGCTCCACAGAAGGACCAAAATCTTGAATTAGAGGTCTTAAAAGGCCTTTTATTGCAGGAAAGGCGCACGCATCGCCTTTTGGTGGGGGCTTTGCTGTTTGCAGGGGGCTTTTTGGCTGGGATTCTAATAATCGGCCTTGGTCTTTACTAG
- a CDS encoding ubiquinone biosynthesis accessory factor UbiJ encodes MTTASPATHHIAASAACRGINHVLKAEPWAMAELARHAGKVILLGLPIGNLCFEIAPDGSLLSLTNVDTPSLELEISPEVFSALAGGQGNLREQAMKSVKITGDADLAQLLGRLAGQIRWEYEEDLARFIGDAPANFAVRQGKKWVSAGKSAATDLLENVIEYVSEERKVLLNKRDFLVRKNELSALRDAVDRIEKRIQLLERKG; translated from the coding sequence ATGACCACCGCTTCTCCTGCCACTCACCATATTGCGGCTTCAGCCGCTTGCCGAGGGATTAATCATGTCCTCAAAGCAGAGCCGTGGGCTATGGCGGAGTTGGCACGTCATGCTGGAAAAGTGATTTTGTTAGGTTTGCCAATCGGTAACTTATGTTTTGAGATAGCGCCTGATGGCTCTTTGCTTTCCTTGACGAATGTTGATACCCCATCCTTGGAGCTTGAGATTTCTCCGGAAGTATTTAGTGCTTTAGCTGGCGGTCAGGGTAATTTACGGGAGCAGGCAATGAAGTCGGTCAAGATTACTGGGGATGCTGACTTAGCGCAATTATTAGGTCGTCTAGCGGGTCAAATTCGCTGGGAATATGAAGAGGATTTAGCACGCTTCATTGGCGATGCGCCTGCTAACTTTGCAGTACGACAAGGTAAGAAATGGGTTTCTGCTGGAAAATCCGCGGCTACAGATTTGCTTGAAAATGTGATTGAGTACGTTAGCGAAGAAAGAAAAGTACTTTTGAATAAACGAGATTTTTTAGTTCGCAAGAATGAGTTAAGCGCATTGCGTGATGCGGTTGATCGGATAGAAAAACGCATCCAACTTTTAGAGCGAAAAGGTTAA
- a CDS encoding Tim44 domain-containing protein, whose protein sequence is MNKHFFKAVVLSLSLIFATVGHANAARLGGGKSVGKAPSAPMQKQAAPAQKPTQQAQPATPAAAPQAPAPSRFGGMGGILGGLAAGLGIGYLLSHFGLGEAASSLITGLLIAVLAGFVIMFVMRRMMPALSGANKGPQVTSQGMQRANMDQAPRQEPAFTPAANAFGGVAAEPAPFQSTLPPGFDEYAFLDNAKQYFSTLQKAWDQGDLAALREYTTPDMFATIEQDLSGRADSANQTDVVTLNAQLLGIETADNVYYCSVQFTGMIREQAGAQANNFSEIWNLSKPVNGPGGWVLAGISQLV, encoded by the coding sequence ATGAATAAGCATTTTTTCAAAGCAGTTGTATTAAGCCTTAGCTTAATATTTGCTACCGTTGGTCATGCGAATGCTGCCCGTTTAGGTGGCGGCAAAAGTGTTGGTAAGGCACCAAGTGCACCAATGCAAAAGCAAGCTGCTCCTGCACAAAAACCAACTCAACAGGCACAACCAGCTACACCGGCTGCAGCTCCTCAAGCACCAGCACCTAGTCGCTTTGGTGGCATGGGTGGAATTCTAGGCGGTCTTGCTGCGGGATTAGGTATTGGATACCTCTTGTCTCATTTTGGTTTGGGTGAAGCAGCATCTTCATTGATTACTGGATTATTGATTGCTGTTCTAGCAGGCTTTGTCATCATGTTTGTGATGAGAAGAATGATGCCTGCTTTGTCTGGCGCGAACAAAGGTCCTCAAGTCACTTCGCAAGGAATGCAGCGTGCCAATATGGATCAAGCTCCTAGACAGGAGCCTGCCTTTACACCAGCCGCAAATGCATTTGGCGGTGTTGCTGCTGAGCCAGCGCCGTTTCAATCAACCTTGCCACCAGGATTTGATGAATATGCATTTTTGGATAATGCAAAGCAGTATTTCTCAACACTTCAAAAAGCATGGGATCAGGGCGATTTAGCTGCATTGCGTGAGTACACAACACCAGACATGTTTGCAACGATCGAACAAGACTTGTCTGGCCGTGCTGATAGCGCCAATCAAACTGATGTTGTCACACTCAATGCGCAGTTGCTGGGAATTGAGACAGCTGACAATGTGTATTACTGTAGTGTGCAGTTCACGGGCATGATTCGTGAGCAAGCAGGCGCACAGGCAAATAACTTCTCTGAAATTTGGAACTTAAGCAAGCCGGTGAACGGCCCTGGAGGTTGGGTACTAGCGGGTATTTCTCAGTTAGTTTAA
- the ubiE gene encoding bifunctional demethylmenaquinone methyltransferase/2-methoxy-6-polyprenyl-1,4-benzoquinol methylase UbiE, whose amino-acid sequence MSKTHFGYQSVDEAEKAGKVAEVFHSVASKYDVMNDLMSFGLHRLWKKVTIARAQVRPGQKVLDIAGGTGDLAAAFARAAAWGNNSEAQVWLSDINASMLGVGRDRLLDQGLALPCVQFDAEKIPFPANHFDVVTVAFGLRNMTHKDVALKEMLRVIKPGGRVLVLEFSKPDAFLQPVYDTYSFKVLPWLGEKIAQDSESYRYLAESIRMHPDAQTLKEIMLGVGFDEVDTHRMTGGIVALHIGIKY is encoded by the coding sequence ATGAGTAAGACTCACTTTGGATACCAAAGCGTTGATGAAGCGGAAAAAGCGGGTAAGGTCGCAGAAGTATTTCACTCTGTAGCCAGTAAATACGATGTCATGAATGACCTCATGTCCTTCGGACTGCATCGATTGTGGAAGAAGGTGACCATTGCTCGTGCTCAAGTGCGCCCCGGTCAAAAAGTATTGGATATTGCTGGCGGCACTGGTGACTTGGCTGCCGCCTTTGCGCGTGCAGCAGCTTGGGGCAATAACTCGGAAGCTCAAGTATGGTTAAGTGACATTAATGCTTCGATGTTGGGTGTTGGTCGTGACCGCCTACTAGATCAAGGCTTGGCTTTACCCTGTGTGCAGTTTGATGCAGAAAAAATTCCGTTTCCTGCCAATCACTTTGATGTAGTGACGGTGGCATTTGGTTTGCGCAATATGACTCACAAGGATGTTGCCTTGAAAGAGATGTTGCGCGTGATCAAGCCGGGTGGTCGAGTACTGGTATTGGAGTTCTCTAAGCCAGATGCTTTTTTACAACCGGTTTACGACACCTATTCATTCAAGGTATTGCCTTGGCTGGGTGAAAAAATTGCCCAAGATTCTGAGAGCTATCGTTATTTAGCGGAATCCATCCGCATGCATCCAGATGCGCAAACCCTCAAGGAAATCATGCTGGGGGTCGGTTTTGATGAGGTGGATACCCACAGAATGACTGGGGGTATTGTTGCGCTTCATATTGGTATTAAATACTAG
- a CDS encoding gamma-butyrobetaine hydroxylase-like domain-containing protein, with translation MIPTNVVVHQQSKVLELTYENGNTYRLPFEFLRVVSPSAEVQGHGPGQETLQTGKREVLIANIEPVGHYALKPSFSDGHDSGLYSWDFLQFLCENHEALWKEHLDKLAAAGLDRDAPMSVAGGKACGSH, from the coding sequence ATGATTCCAACTAATGTTGTAGTGCATCAGCAATCAAAAGTATTGGAACTCACTTATGAGAATGGCAATACCTATCGCCTGCCTTTTGAATTCTTAAGGGTAGTGTCTCCTTCAGCTGAAGTGCAAGGTCACGGCCCAGGGCAGGAGACTTTGCAGACCGGTAAGCGTGAGGTACTCATCGCCAATATTGAGCCGGTAGGACATTACGCATTAAAGCCGTCTTTCTCGGATGGGCATGATTCTGGCTTGTACTCCTGGGACTTCCTCCAATTTTTATGTGAGAACCACGAAGCATTGTGGAAAGAGCATTTAGATAAATTGGCAGCTGCTGGGCTAGACCGCGATGCTCCAATGAGTGTTGCTGGTGGTAAAGCCTGCGGTAGTCATTGA